From Lucilia cuprina isolate Lc7/37 chromosome 4, ASM2204524v1, whole genome shotgun sequence:
tcgattttcatcACTGTactcttttttaaaagatttctatttatataaaatgaaaaattgtatttccaGTGAACAATTagatttttaactataaaacgTGATTTTTGTTAAGACAACGTACTTATAGTGAAAAAATTGATTATTAAGTAAAATTCAgattttttagttataattttaaaatagtggATTTTTTCAACAAACTTACATATTATCTGTTTCCTCAGCATCAACTGTGGAAGATTCAGATACATTTAATACGGTTTCCTGACTCAGAATCGAATGATTTATTGAAGTATTTGGAGAGGtatcagttgttgttgtttggtatAGACTTTGTTCATCTGTAGAATTTGTTGAGGTAtcaattgttgttttgtttgcttCTCTAGGTGTATGATTAGTactaaaacaataagaaaaatcagagtaattaattttaacaattataaaaaaaataaatatgtactacTAGTAAGTGTTAACATTTGTTACTACGTATGGGTTTAGTAAGGGAAATCTgcaaaaagttatataaaagcCAATATTAGGTGCTAAAAAGACCGAACATTGagcaaaattcaaaattaatcaatcctttcaaaaatttcgataatgtttttatgttattgttttacGATTGTATGTATTCTCCTTTACAACCGTAAggccgggtttcttactcctcagttaaactaggcttaacttgctgttagattaaactcggaacaaatttaggcggactttaataataaataaaacaaatcagaaaattgcaatttacttaaaatattaagtttttgttcttccgaaatcatggttttattgtttttgttaattatgttttctcacttataacttgagtttaattggccaattacactcagttaaactaagataataagtcacattactgataactgaaaaacaggaaacatatattaaacccggtttaaccaaagaatgaagattatctctaTCAGTAATACCCGTCCTAAGTATGATTTCGTATGAtctcaaaaaaattaacaacttcTATTCACAAAATACATTAATCTTTACAAAAACTTAAGACAAAGCTCatcacattttaatatttaattttgtataaaaaattcgcTAGTTAAATGATCAACACatcatttgtttatatgtatgaattATGTTTATCTGCCATTGCCACGTTCTATCGCGATTCTACAATTcagaatatttgtttgtttacctATTCTTGGAACCAGTTGAGTTCATAGTTGTTGTAAGGTAATCACGATTATTGGTTTGTTTAACTGTTCTTGGAACCTGTTGATTTCATAGTTAACTTTGCATACCTTATAATTTGATGGACACGTCTAGTAGAAACTAGTAGTTTTAAAATTGATCGTATTTCCCCAGCGGACTTTTGCTCTTCGGATgcaattctttttatttcactGCAAACACTTGCAGAAATTAAAGGTTTCCTGCCCCCAAAATAGAATTTCCGATAGGTTTGAGGATTTTTAAGATACATAAATATGGTTTTCTTATCGCGACCTAGTTCCTCACCGATCTGACGTATAGTAAAGCCACATTTACGAAAGGAATTTATTCTAGCTTTTTCTTCTTCACTTAAATAGGTTCCACGAGGCATTTCATTAAGTGGTTAGCAAAAAAAGCTTTGGAAACTTTTATTGCTAAAAACAATGGggaaatcaaaataatattctATGCTACGATATTGGATTTTGACAATTAAAACCGATTATGTGTGTATGCTTAGATTATTTCATTCTACAAGGTTGTTTGAATTATGACGTTTTTATTGTACAAGTTATAAAGAAATGCGCAGGGTGATGGTAAAACTATTGATGTATgattaaattatctcttattgttattattatattaattaccgATAATTGATGGGCACTATATCATAATCCTGACAATGAAACTCCTCCTTAACAAtgatttgttgctgctgctgtacctcaattttaattttacgatTATTCTTTTTACGCATTTTTCCgaagttaaattaaaagtaaatatttaaattaatcaaaaatatatttagtttaaaaacaataaacacaaaAGTTTACTAAAAACACAATAACTTTGAGCGAAATAACTAAAAACTTgtcaagtaaataaaaattttgaagaaaatgcaACAATCAGACGGACGCACAAACAAAACGATGCTGATGAGTTGTATTTGTATAGTATTAAAATGGGGAAATTTGagggaattttttatattttgtctaattttaaaaatgtttggcatatttttattttattataaaataaatgtaattactGTTTGATAAtagattattaaatatttaatctgTAAAAATATCACATATTAATCAAACtgttaaataattcattttatttatacattacaTACATTTTGATAACATCcaacacttttttgttgttttacttattcagttattttatactttttaatttgcTCCCCTCGAATACAACTCATTggtagaaaaacaaataaataacgaaattgtaaacaataaaacaaaataagcaACAGTTTATATGAAATATCATAGCAAAacaaaacctttaataaaaatccataaacaaaacatactaaataaatagtaaaagcaaaacaaacataaatgagAGAAGtgtaaaagcaaaatacttacTAATTACCATCCACAACCAGCTGCTGAGGGTTTATAGTGGAttctatatttttgttgttatggtTGACTTGAAATGAAGATGAATGAAGACCAACCTGCTGATGCTGCAGCAGCTGTTCATTACAATAGTATTGGTGgttgtttatgttttgattATGTTGTAGTTGTAGGGATGGCAGTGCTAGTGTTTGATGTTGAAGTTGAAACCGAAACTGTGGAATAGTCGTATTGACGGTAGAAATGTTAACAGAAGGAGAAGGCAGAGATGGTGGTGGTGTAGGTATATATTGAGGTAGAACCGTTTCTACTGGTGGTAATGTGCTCTCTAGAGGTGCATAATCTTCAAAACTACAAAGCCATgatgaaatacaaaattaatgtaCAGACACATTGGAAATtggaaacatattttaaaataactgaataaataaatactaaccTCATAGCTTGAATTACATTTTCACTATTGCCGCTAAATTCTGTGCTATTTCCCATTtgtgtattgttgttatttactaTGGGATATTGATAATTATGATTAACACCATTTATGAGATCGTCACCCTTTTGAATCATCTTGCTATCTTGCGTCGTGCCCTATTAAAGGCCTGTTCTATGCCAGGCTCTTCTTTCAATTCCTCTACACACTCTTCCAATTCTATAGTTTGTTGTGAATGTAGCAGCAGCGTTTGTTTTACAACTTGGACCCTACGTCCTGCCGTTGTGGATTGTGATGAAATTCGCAAAACAACGACGAAAACTTTACCTGTTTTAGAAATGTacagacttttttaaaaaaacaaacatttataatttttcacaattcatttattttaccaTCCAATGTATTTTGCATTGATTTATTCGCCTTGGcagttctttaaaactgtcttattttatttagtaaacaaatatttaaacttcctttaataacaacaaattttttatggacAAGATTGAGCATGCACTTGGCATACGAATATAAATATTCTAACGGTATATGACACAAATTATGGCACttgtttattacaatttacgggatatttataaaattttattaaatattattaacaattgcactttttatttataaaaacaatcaaaaagtatttattacacGTTTTGTATGAGCTCGATGAGCACAAGATACACAACCAAAGACCGGCACAATTTGCAATGAACTAAACTGACAGCTTCTTATTGGGGTTTGACATTCATACTAATACGAATTTAATTTATGAATGGGACAgagttgtatttgtttaattttagttaagaATAAAGGAGAAAATAGGAATATGGAAATAGAAATGGACgttatttttaaagaagataatttgtttatttatatgatttaatTATGAATGtttcaaaatgtatatttataaacatagctgtaaaataatgattaataatcgtaatcattattaattagattatttttattaaataggtaaaatgaataattaacgattattttcaatttttttaattaattgttgaatacgattaaaaataatctaaaactaATCAGGGATTAATtagaattaatgaaaataataaaaaaaaaaatcaaaattaatcaaaaaattagttGATTGTTTTTaaggaataattttaattaattttgattatttttcatatatttagtataatttcctcccaaaaaaagctctaagaaaaatttaattattttttcggCAATCCgctaaaaattgcatatttttgagatccatttcgaaaagattgcagtaattttttttctaatatcttgtactgagatcaagattttcaatccaaataaacttgataaatatattattttcaataaaagagtCATCTAATCGAAtagaaattaatcaaaaataatcaaaattaatccttgaaaataatcaaattaattatttgattaattctgattgtttttgattattttcattaattttaattaatcctgattatttttagattaattttaatcgtaatcaattaataatcagaaattttatatcagaaaataatttaattgattattaatcGTAATCGAAATTTTACAGCTATGTTTATAACCATGTTGCAAGTTAAGAAGCCTTGTTTATCTTGTATTCGTTTAATTTtagtaagacctggttcacactaggaaactttttttgggaaacttttgatttttgtgtgtgagagaaagaaatatcaaccacctctttctcccacacacaaaatcaaaagtttctcaacaaaagattcctagtgtgaaccattTGTAAACAATAAAGGAATAAATAGGGAATTGAATATAACACAGATCTAGAAatagattttattgaaattataatattttatgttaaacataACATATTAATATGttcgaaatatttaaattcatatgatttttttataaattttaaacaaaaacatatatttttttaaagaacaagcaaataatttgaaatgttgtaaaaatgATGTTAAGTATAATGTGACTAAATACAGTGAGtccaaatttaatttcatttcgaATTTGCAATATATtaggcaaaattttaataacatcaataaaacagaaataaattttttaataataaaaatatcgtACATAATGCTATAGTAGTGCatttaaaagattaaaacaatgtttcaaatgtagaaaatatttattgctaATTTAACTTTTAGAAACATGGATATTATAATGGATGACGCAgttgtttaatatttcatacattgaaaaaaatccatgccttatatatacgaaaaatgtcgtacattgtacgaatcgttcgttgtttcgcaccacgaaattctttcgtaatatatacgaaattgtacgaaatattttagtataatgcaaaatatttttgaaaaaattaacttacataaattgaaaaaagggaattttttaataaaaatggtaaaatttacgaaatattaatttattcaaacatttttgttcattttaaaataaattttctaattttagttcaaaattattctccacacgaattttaatttttttttatcaaaataattcgtgaataatattatacgttttcttaaattttataaaaatgttgtagttttatttaataatataattaatataattatatttaatttcgctaaaatttaagaaaaaaatattacaaaaggttttcgtactttcgtaaaaatagaaaagggttttattaaataatatttcgtattatacacgtaatttttgtaaatattacgaaaataaatgttacgattttttttttcgtaaagttgagcatggattattttcagtgtatgttaattatttttttttacaaattagttacaaaactatttttgaatAGAAATTAAATGTCGTTTAAGTGTACATATCAGGGACCGTAACAGTTATAAGTTATatcaaaaaagttaatttataacagttattttatgaatttaacaaataaaaatccatctgaaaaagttatttttcaaactaaaaataaaaattaaaatgaaactttaaaaaaatgagttttatatttcggtcataaaataaaaattatttgaggagttttattttttccgtcagaaaaaaagataataatgcCTTccgaagaaattaaaaaagctaGTCATAGCAGAAAATTACCATTTGCCATTTTTGATTCAGATGTTTTCAACGTCAATTCAAACCAACTATTTAATGGACTTGGTCAGATAAACTCAATAAAATAAGagactgaaaaaatatataaaaacattgtttgaTTTTTCGACGGGAAAAACAAAACTCtccaaataagttttattttctgatggaaaaaataaaacttctcaagtaattcttattttatgacggaaaaaaatctttttaactgTTTCAACCAGACTTTTATTCTtctgttaaaaaataactgttatttgtGCAGCTAAGATCGTTTTTTTAAATCACCATATATTCTGAAAGAGCACTTTAATACGAGTATATTGGTATATAATAGTATAGGTCTACGTTGATTCCAACATATAGAATAACAGTTATTTGCAGTCCCTGGTACATATACAAAAATCGTAAAGCACGTTCTGAAATGCATCaaagaaatatatgaaaaatgacAGATGTGGTGTATGAGCCagtgtttaaattttagtttatttttatttaaacattttaagtctTTTTTCTACGCATCAACTGATTCGCATCAGCATCGCAGACTAATCATCAGGGACAGTGATACATTTTTAAACAGCCTCGTAGAGTATGTAATATTCGTAGTTACTGatctttataaattatttataaatattatattatatgatGCAGCATATTTCTTGTTAATAATTTCACTTTATTCTCTTAAATGTATTCTAAACAATAATTCCCAAAacgtttgtttataaacaaaaaacaagtaattttattgttaaaacagtaaaaaaattggaaatacacatttatatacatatttttagagaatgtaagtttttaatttggaacgaatatttatagaaaaacacgCTTATTGCCTTTATTAttgtataccaaaaaaaaaaaaactacaacaaaaattaaaacatcgAGCAAATCAATCAATTAATGATCGATTGACTGGCGGGTATAACTAAGAAAAAGTCTGTCTATTCATTCAACAAATAGAACTTAAACTAGAAAGATCATTCActctttaagtaaaataataaaatgaattatcaattaatttttaaaatatttttattaataacaaatatactAATAATAAAAGGAGGTAAGTTAAATATGATTCATTCATTCACGTTGAatttataaatagtatttaatttattatgaaattatGCAATTATTCTAGACCGTCACAAACATAATCgttttaattataatgaatACTACTCTCAATTGTATCCCATGACATATGATTATTTGGGAAATTGTTATGTTGAAGCTGCTCATCATAAAGGACATTGTATACGTTACCAGGAATGTGAAAGTGCTGTAAAGGCTTGGGAGAAGCATCAACAATTTCCGTTTACCTGTTATTATTACAACAGTTATGATCATTTTATTTGCTGCCCAGAGGCTTTTATAAAACCAAAACGAAAATCTACAACACCCTACGAACGGTCACTTAATTACCATAATAATCCGTTTTTAGTAAATAGATTTTCAAATCAATTAACTGCGCAAGAACAAAGAATAAGTGAAAAGGAATGTGCTTTGATGTATAATAATCCAACGTATCATAAATTGGATGCTCATTATCACCATCGTTCGAAAAGAAATTCAAATGCTACGGATTCTGAAGTTGAAGATCAAGCTTCTTTAGAACCTGTTTCTGAAGAAACCATACAAAAGGTTAAAATAAGCAAAACTCAAGCGGTGGGTGGTGTACCAACAAATCCGGAAGAGTTTCCATATATGGTaagagaaaattataataaactttctatttttttatgtcgaacttttcaaaatttaaaataaaataataataaatttgtaagaTATTGAATAATATGCATTCAATGTAATCATTCAGAAAAGACATTTAAGAATCCATAAAAACCAATTCAAAAACTTTGAGAATTCATTCTCGGAATTAAGTGATTGGAATTGAAATAAGTgattgaattaaaatataactaaatttagtattctttttattttttatatagtgTGCTCTTGGCTGGCGTAAATTTTCTTCCAAACGCGCAGAAAATTCTTACAATTGTGGTTGTGTTTTAATAGCTAGCAAATATGTTTTGACTGTTGCCCACTGTGCCACCTTAGGGGGGtaagttttgaaaataagttatttagttttcttgtaatctatatatatatatatatatatatatatatatatatatatatatatatatatatatatatatatatatatatatatatatattatatatatatatatatatatatatatatatatgtatatatattatatatatatatatatatatatatatatatatatatatttatttatatatatattataatatatatattttatatatatatatatatatatatatatatatatatatatatatatatttatatatatatatatatatatatatatatatataaaaaaagtagcgttactgactgactgattcatcatcgcacagcccaaacgaacatagaatcatgaaataatatatatatatatatatatatatataatatattatatatatatatatatatatatatatatataatatatatatatatatatatatatatattatatatatatatatatatatatatatattaatatatatatatatatatatatatttatatatatatatatatatatatataatatatatatatatatatatactgactgactgactgattcatcatcgcacagcccaaacggctgaacatagaatcatgaaattttgacagtagatgtgtttttggttatgtagatccactaaggagggatttttgaaaatttgcacatttatggGTAAAAAGGgtggaaaaacgggtaaaataggttttcttaaatatcttacataatattagtgatacaagaaaaattttaaatgcacctgtatctactcttaaaatgagcagatgggtacttttttgaaattcgtacttttaaggggtaaaaatttgtaacaaaggtgactttggtacctttttcagtcctttataacttttaaactaattaacataatcaaatttttctaaatattttggatacttctctcaaaattatgagacacctgtttcgtacttttttaaaattcagtcctttttgggtgtaaaagggacaaaactgtatttatggtacttttttttagcacattaagaaaactttttcggtttattaaattattcatattaaattacggactaaccctgtaatatttattgtaataaaatttttgctatttcactgggtaaaaaagtaccaaaaaggggaaaaacgggaaatttaattttattcaaactcattgagccaacttttataaaatttcaaaaagtagtttatttactcacacagaataagcttttggtatattattttggaattcgagtactaaggcctatataggaccaaattcgagtaaattgtttggtaccttttttaaagcacactttttctggaataaatgaatgcagatttgaatcgttagagttttatctgtgatatatatgtagatttaaatacggaacattttgtaaacttaattctcgaaaaagtactctatttattagtactttccacttaggtaaactttattccacttttggtactttttcttccttcaaatgatactctatgtatgttctttaatatgaactgaaaacacatgattattaaacatacacggtcctcattgaataagatcctttaagagacaactttttagtactttttatctcataaattgtagttttttaattttctaaaatattcaacctaggaacattaattttaacatacatggtattgactgaataatattctggaagtgggaattatttggtacttttttattattcaaatttattctttataatggttaaccggagcacacggtccttattaaatgagaattttttaaaagagatctttgtactttttcgtttttccgatggtactttttgatatttttacaatattgaacatagttagggtagcgaagcacccagggtatgctagtatttgataaaacaTCAACATTGTTATATTAAGCGTTTGGTTATaacacaaagtatacagagatgtcacttttgacatttgaaaaagtctaaaatcagcttttgtttgatattgaaattgtttggtgagaagaggtatataatacagctaaaaaaatcattgaattcgttttgtgcgaaagagaggaaaatagctttttgctcgtgacgtctctgtataccctgtggttataatttgaaatttagttttaatcgGTCCATCGGTATAGCACATGTTAATTGACTTAACCGTTAATCTTTCTTAAATTTAGCAAGAATGCATTCATAAATCATATTGTAAAGTATtatcaaaacttaaaatttgatagaacatatatacatatttctgtcGAATTTTCTGTTATACTTGATCAATTATATATATAAGATTTCTATTGATATTATAttgacatatgtatataaaatgttgTGGTGATTCCGATATTTTTCTAGAAGTTCTTAAGGATAAATCCATTTCTAGCAATATGTATCCTTGCATGGATGCTGCAGGATATTTTGAACAGAATTCATCCGTGGGCTTAAAATTAACGTGTGACAAAGCCCACGACGAGGCAAACGggcagacatacatatgtagtcaaatcaactcagaaattttataatatttctagtTATACTCATGTAGTGTATCATATctgactttatttattttaaatgtatttattttaagcgAAACCCCATCAATAGTACGTTTAGGTGGTGTGGATTTAGATGAACCTGAGGCGGAAATGATCAAAATTCAACGCATTATTCAACATCCAGATTATAAACCTCCAATGGCTTATAATGATATTGCTATagtggaattaaaaaaaagctcaAGGTGagtctatataaaaaatccaaGTAGTTTTCGCAGGAAACTGCTAAGTATTTGTTTTGCAAACTTTAGCTGAAGTTTTCATTATTGCTCTAATTTGCTTTAGATATACACCTGCTTGTTTGTGGAGCAATGTGGGTTTGCCTCAAGAGACTTTAACTGCTATGGGTTATGGTCATACTAAATTTGGTAAGAtattaaattaagaaacaaaattattcGGAAAAATTATTATGTAAGTCTGTAATTTTAGCTGGTACCATTTCGAATACTCTTCTCAAAGTTTATCTTAAAGTATTAACAAATCAAGATTGTAATGTTTATTATACCAAAAATGATAAACTAAATATGGGCATAAGTCTGGGACAAATATGTGCTGGAGATCCTCAAGGCAAAATGGATACATGtcaggtaaataatatacaacTATGAATTTTGatgaattaattaataattttaacattttattgcttttaCAGGGCGATTCTGGTGGTCCTTTAGTAATGAAGGAATCTAAATATAATTCTATAGTACCCTATGTAGTGGGTTTAACGTCATTTGGAGAGGGTTGTGCTTCAAACGTACCAAGCGTTTATACTAGAATATCGCATTTTATTGATTGGATAGAGGAAAATGTTtggaaatgaaaatataaaggaGCTACATAAAAACTTGCATATTAATATTACTACtgctataattttttaaaaaatggatgtaatttatttaagatatttaaaatttcgtaAACACTTTAagatataagatatttaaataacaattttaataagatACTAAAACCCAAAATTTGAATTTACTAATTTGACGTAATCAGCTAAATGTTCTACATATTTGAGTCAATTTTAATTGGTATCTTTACaccatcttaaaaaaaaaataaaatacatatatttttttaaatcacagtaaaatttattaaaaatcctttttttcatattttattggtCATTCCTAgcttaaatctttaaaaacacacaaaaaattatattttacatttactctatataaaatatttttacttcatATAATCATTCAACCCCTGAATACAATTTTCTCAATCCAGTCtaaataagaataaattttCGTATAAACACCCGGTGCATTGGGTGCAGCGCAAAATTTACCAAACGATGTTATgccaataataaatttaacacaattaaattCCGGCAATTCTGCATGTAATGGTCCGCCCGAATCTCCCTGACATGTATCTTTTCCACCCTCCAAGTGGCCAGCGCAAAATTGCCCCTCGATTATACCACGTGGCAAACGTCTTTCTTTGCGATAGATTTCCTTGCATGTCTTCTGATCGATAATGTTTAAATCAACTTTTTGCAATTCATCCGATTTGGGACCCAAGAATTCAGTACGACCCCAACCGGTAGCAATTGCGGTAGACATTTCCAGATCGGGTAATTGCCAAAGGCAAGCTGGTTGTATGTGTTGTGAAAAACGTACACGTCTTGTAAGTTTTAGTAGTGCTATAtcatgatagtaagaagaggaTCGATATTTGGGATGAAGTATTATTATTAGGATTTTTATATCCTGTTGGTCTTCGGTAGTACGATTTAGATTTTGTGTACCCAAACGTACCATATCGGGGGGTTTgctggaaaaaatatttcaaaatgaatTAGTAACTCTCTATATCTCagggaaaaataattatttatattattataaaatgctCAAATAGCTCTATACATAGATAGAAGAAGATACCATTCGAactgaataataataaatattagaatTATCTGTGGAACTGATCATAAGTTTCcaaatgttatataaatttacatacCCTCCTGATGTAGCACAATGAGCTGCCGTTAACACAAATAAATCACTGATTAGAGTACCGCCACAGCCCCATTTTAATTCTTTATCGCTTTGAGTCCAACCCAAAGCGGcctaaaatgaattttttaaataaacgaatatcaatttttttaacaaaacatataaaataccaTATGAGGATATTCTTCTCTTTGGGTAATTTCCCCACCAACTATTAAGGGTATACTTGCTACGCATATTTTACCCGACAAATGCCGAGGTAAACCTAGTTTAATGCCCCTTACAGCTTCATGATATTCTTGACATTCTTTTAATAATAAgaatcaaattaaaaagtaatataacaTTTCAATTTTTCTACTCACTCTGTGCACTAATTCTCTGATCATCAATATGTTTATCGGCCAGGGGACAACATATCACTGGTATATTTTTACGATAGGTACAAATATCGATTTTAGTACCATGTACCCGATATTCACGTATAACATGCAGACACTGATAGGCCAATATACAATAACCACTACGTCCATCAAAACTGCGTCGACAGAAGGCACCCTCTTCCTTGCGTTGTGGTCCATTAAACTTATTAAAGTTATTGGTATGTAGAGGATTTCCTATACTACTTTTGGATGAAAATTGTAT
This genomic window contains:
- the LOC111679078 gene encoding serine protease snake, with translation MNYQLIFKIFLLITNILIIKGDRHKHNRFNYNEYYSQLYPMTYDYLGNCYVEAAHHKGHCIRYQECESAVKAWEKHQQFPFTCYYYNSYDHFICCPEAFIKPKRKSTTPYERSLNYHNNPFLVNRFSNQLTAQEQRISEKECALMYNNPTYHKLDAHYHHRSKRNSNATDSEVEDQASLEPVSEETIQKVKISKTQAVGGVPTNPEEFPYMCALGWRKFSSKRAENSYNCGCVLIASKYVLTVAHCATLGGETPSIVRLGGVDLDEPEAEMIKIQRIIQHPDYKPPMAYNDIAIVELKKSSRYTPACLWSNVGLPQETLTAMGYGHTKFAGTISNTLLKVYLKVLTNQDCNVYYTKNDKLNMGISLGQICAGDPQGKMDTCQGDSGGPLVMKESKYNSIVPYVVGLTSFGEGCASNVPSVYTRISHFIDWIEENVWK
- the LOC111679076 gene encoding serine protease snake, whose product is MIFVKLNIFFIVYNLLVRPMPALDAPQVYHYYQTTRYTMQNEWPPDMEIANAAPVQPPLPQPAAYYITPVAVPVIKPTLIIPPTPPSTSTTTTTTTTTTTTTTMKPLMPTSMKPVLFFKPPLVPAVFPNKLSSDLDDATANVAPLNPAPMLKPNPFVNPQGKKIQFSSKSSIGNPLHTNNFNKFNGPQRKEEGAFCRRSFDGRSGYCILAYQCLHVIREYRVHGTKIDICTYRKNIPVICCPLADKHIDDQRISAQKCQEYHEAVRGIKLGLPRHLSGKICVASIPLIVGGEITQREEYPHMAALGWTQSDKELKWGCGGTLISDLFVLTAAHCATSGGKPPDMVRLGTQNLNRTTEDQQDIKILIIILHPKYRSSSYYHDIALLKLTRRVRFSQHIQPACLWQLPDLEMSTAIATGWGRTEFLGPKSDELQKVDLNIIDQKTCKEIYRKERRLPRGIIEGQFCAGHLEGGKDTCQGDSGGPLHAELPEFNCVKFIIGITSFGKFCAAPNAPGVYTKIYSYLDWIEKIVFRG